A window from Myripristis murdjan chromosome 11, fMyrMur1.1, whole genome shotgun sequence encodes these proteins:
- the LOC115367635 gene encoding CMP-N-acetylneuraminate-beta-galactosamide-alpha-2,3-sialyltransferase 1-like, whose product MLSRKRKIFFLLLYVTTVSVLFNGRQSARFVNYISHVLETRSCACQKCLSEGEPWFMDRYNQSVKPFLSRKHGITEDIFNWWKRLQGDRSSFNNYTEAIDKVFQMIPDKDHNTQPSPDKCRSCAVVGNSRNLKGSHYGALIDSHDIIMRMNRGRTQGYEIDVGTRTTHHVMYPESAKPLPNTTHLVLFPFKTKDFRWTISSLTSEMYKDVKSRIKIHGGSLIMLSPAFMKYVHENWLLNPTRTYPSTGFMAVVLSLHMCDEVSVFGFGADSDGNWSHYFEELRNKLLRTGLHKGPQEYRIIQQLFELQKIHMYKGW is encoded by the exons ATGCTGTCCAGAAAacgcaagattttttttcttcttctatatGTCACTACCGTCTCTGTGTTGTTTAATGGAAGACAATCTGCCAGATTTGTTAATTACATATCCCATGTTCTGGAAACAAGATCGTGTGCCTGTCAGAAGTGTTTATCAGAAGGTGAACCGTGGTTTATGGATCGTTACAATCAATCTGTGAAGCCCTTTTTGTCAAGAAAACACGGTATCACAGAGGACATCTTCAACTGGTGGAAG CGCTTGCAGGGTGATAGGAGCAGCTTCAACAACTACACAGAAGCAATAGACAAGGTGTTTCAGATGATCCCGGACAAAGATCACAACACACAGCCCAGCCCTGATAAATGCAGGAGTTGTGCTGTAGTGGGCAATTCCAGGAATCTGAAGGGCTCACATTATGGAGCCCTCATTGACTCTCATGATATCATCATGAG AATGAATCGTGGCCGTACCCAGGGCTATGAGATCGATGTTGGCACCAGAACAACTCATCATGTCATGTATCCAGAGAGCGCTAAGCCTTTGCCCAACACCACTCATCTCGTGCTGTTTCCATTCAAGACAAAGGATTTCAGATGGACTATCAGTTCACTGACCTCAGA AATGTACAAAGATGTGAAATCCAGGATAAAAATTCATGGTGGTTCA CTAATCATGCTCAGTCCGGCTTTCATGAAGTATGTTCATGAGAACTGGCTGCTAAATCCAACACGCACATATCCATCCACCGGCTTTATGGCTGTGGTTCTGAGCCTGCACATGTGTGATGAG GTGAGTGTGTTCGGGTTTGGAGCGGACAGCGATGGAAACTGGAGCCATTACTTTGAGGAACTGCGAAACAAACTTTTGCGAACTGGGCTACACAAAGGACCACAAGAATACAGAATTATTCAGCAACTATTTGAGCTACAAAAAATCCACATGTATAAAGGGTGGTGA